The following proteins come from a genomic window of Pseudomonas cichorii:
- a CDS encoding AAA family ATPase yields the protein MSYIEVNKVIVKDFKRIKALEISLSSITALVGGNTSGKSSVLQAAQLGVALAQASFVRTKRNGVVERLGTISNEAVSYRPTDMLLSLRHGEPASQSKSYSIGYECTQYDEQGNKLPLALSISILRGKNANLALSFTGDEELLATLGDRDDPFSIFTPGLSGIPIREEWRTRGALDAAAMHGDANLYLRTLLDHLFTQDLSDELVDEWWEELSIDKLPETPWKTFCILLDKCYPGSRIYINHDHMKDRYVEVYVRYLEQTYPLDMASTGMLQIIQILAYACFYEPPLLLLDEPDAHLHADSQTRLHEALRYVVEETGTKILLATHSPQLIQLLLSDKDASVTWLDKGAKVNVAVGGRPAIPLLMELGALTVGAEVFMAKNKFILLTEDKDSEFACIFARANGANNFACLSYNGCGNLSGARQLASLICELRPDVKVVIHRDRDFRTLEEMAFEMALARSRMEFEGIDRISEIFTPLNDLEHSFIQPAHLDEVIDFLGTDELINLVADVVADRRDDLTGKAREARAVISRSLYEPERMKQKKELRAEAGIPEKAPNVKKFLPANGKEPVAFEFCHGKTVFKGVLVALHTNIGGDTHDVSGHFLIPSSALRSADWIDAFSV from the coding sequence ATGTCATATATTGAAGTGAATAAAGTCATAGTAAAAGATTTTAAAAGAATTAAAGCCCTTGAGATCAGTCTTAGTTCAATTACCGCGCTTGTGGGTGGTAACACTAGCGGGAAGAGCAGCGTTCTTCAAGCTGCGCAACTTGGTGTAGCGCTAGCTCAAGCGAGCTTTGTGCGGACCAAGCGTAATGGGGTTGTCGAACGACTAGGTACGATCTCTAATGAAGCTGTTAGCTACCGTCCTACCGATATGCTTCTTTCATTGCGTCACGGGGAGCCAGCGAGTCAAAGTAAAAGCTACAGCATTGGGTACGAATGTACACAGTATGACGAACAAGGCAATAAGTTGCCGTTGGCTTTAAGTATCTCTATCCTTCGTGGTAAAAATGCCAATTTGGCTCTAAGTTTCACCGGCGATGAAGAGTTGTTAGCGACACTGGGTGATAGAGATGACCCGTTTTCAATATTCACTCCAGGATTATCGGGCATTCCCATTCGTGAAGAGTGGCGCACCCGAGGTGCCTTGGATGCAGCAGCCATGCATGGCGATGCTAATCTTTATTTGCGTACGCTGCTAGATCATCTGTTCACGCAAGATCTATCAGATGAACTCGTTGATGAGTGGTGGGAAGAACTTTCAATTGATAAGTTGCCGGAAACTCCTTGGAAAACTTTTTGTATTTTGCTAGATAAGTGTTACCCAGGGAGTCGAATTTATATAAATCATGATCACATGAAAGATAGGTATGTTGAGGTTTATGTTCGCTATCTAGAGCAGACCTATCCGTTAGACATGGCATCAACTGGTATGCTGCAAATTATACAGATATTAGCCTATGCATGTTTTTATGAGCCACCTTTGTTGCTACTTGATGAACCGGATGCTCATTTACATGCAGACAGCCAAACTAGATTGCACGAAGCCTTGAGGTATGTAGTAGAAGAGACAGGCACAAAAATTTTACTTGCCACGCATTCGCCGCAGCTTATACAGTTGCTATTAAGTGATAAGGACGCATCAGTTACTTGGCTTGATAAAGGCGCAAAAGTAAACGTGGCTGTAGGGGGGCGCCCTGCGATACCATTATTGATGGAGCTAGGTGCGTTAACCGTTGGTGCGGAAGTTTTCATGGCAAAGAATAAATTTATATTGCTAACGGAGGATAAAGATTCTGAATTTGCCTGTATATTTGCACGTGCAAACGGCGCGAATAACTTCGCTTGCTTGTCATACAATGGATGTGGAAACCTTAGTGGCGCGCGTCAATTAGCCTCTTTGATCTGCGAATTAAGACCTGATGTAAAGGTTGTCATTCACAGAGATAGAGACTTCCGAACTCTTGAGGAAATGGCTTTCGAAATGGCGCTTGCAAGATCAAGGATGGAGTTTGAGGGTATAGACCGTATCTCTGAGATATTTACTCCTCTCAATGATCTAGAACATTCCTTTATTCAGCCAGCCCATCTGGACGAAGTCATCGATTTCCTAGGGACGGATGAATTGATAAATTTGGTTGCGGACGTGGTTGCTGATCGTCGTGACGATCTCACAGGCAAGGCACGTGAGGCACGAGCTGTGATCAGCCGCTCGCTTTATGAGCCCGAAAGGATGAAACAGAAGAAGGAACTAAGAGCCGAGGCTGGAATTCCTGAAAAAGCGCCTAATGTCAAAAAATTTCTTCCGGCAAACGGTAAAGAGCCAGTGGCTTTTGAATTTTGCCATGGGAAGACTGTTTTCAAAGGCGTATTAGTTGCATTGCACACCAACATCGGTGGCGATACGCATGACGTTTCCGGACATTTTTTGATTCCTTCATCCGCACTTCGTTCTGCTGATTGGATAGATGCGTTCAGCGTTTGA
- a CDS encoding DUF7946 domain-containing protein: MEVKEVSLILRVEGGVADEGLLDVYDAASTITGLARTVNLVAHAFANDEEVRTKNQGAKGAQAFIHSSRKGCFEEQVDIRFGEKIIKKVGASVLVGVFWDYLSWTLSSSVGVYFEPKTSYVKKSLPVKRKNYLSMR; encoded by the coding sequence ATGGAAGTCAAGGAAGTAAGTTTGATTCTGCGTGTCGAAGGTGGAGTCGCTGATGAAGGGTTGTTAGATGTCTATGATGCTGCGAGTACGATAACAGGATTAGCTCGAACTGTTAATTTGGTGGCTCACGCTTTTGCGAATGACGAAGAGGTAAGGACAAAAAATCAAGGCGCAAAAGGTGCGCAAGCTTTTATCCATTCATCCAGAAAAGGATGTTTTGAAGAGCAGGTGGATATCAGGTTTGGCGAAAAAATTATAAAAAAAGTTGGCGCTAGTGTTTTGGTAGGTGTTTTTTGGGATTATTTAAGTTGGACATTGTCCAGTTCAGTCGGGGTCTATTTCGAACCTAAAACCTCTTACGTAAAAAAATCGCTGCCAGTAAAAAGAAAGAACTATTTATCCATGAGGTAG
- a CDS encoding P-loop ATPase, Sll1717 family, whose amino-acid sequence MSNLTAFFAYAAHPREIGEAIERAVGLVNERGNILVRSWTALDIVGQFISGRVLEGIDNADILIADISVLNFNVTYEIGYAIGRGKRVLLTKNTSVREMTPSISDVGIFDTIGYKTYQNSNDLVRFISDAVNLEPLVIGGKINIKSPVYLLEGLHKTEWATRIVSRIKKAKYLFRSFDPNEQPRLSANDAISQVSQSYGVVVPLLSSANSGFDTHNMRGAFIAGLAGGMNKAICILQRGEGPVPIDYRDFVHTCNHPDDVNEFIAEFAGDVAEAFQQGVEIPKTGKESFLQSLDLGATSAENEMRTLESYYLKTDQFLRSLRGEANIVVGRKGSGKSAIFLQVRDRERNKNGNIVLDLKPDGYKLIKFKEMILSFLEEGTFQHTIMAFWEYVLLLEICYKILEKDREFHVHDHNLYDQYRSLADLYHAEGYASEGDFSERMGSLMEKITTEYRSKHGDDHSVRLSVQQITEILYCHDVKKLTLQVISYMKLKDVCWLLFDNLDKGWPTSGLQHEDLLIIRALIDATRKIERTFERAHVTVHTIVFLRNDVYELLVKETSDRGKEAKVLLDWTDADLLRELLRLRIASNNFKGNEPFSAIWPKVCVSHYKGEESSQYLIDRSLMRPRFLLSLISQCKSFAINLNHETILEEDIEKGLTAYSTDLLADIGYEIADIENGVNDVLYAFIGSDPHLSKDEILQTLEQFGVGAEYAAKIFDLLLWYGFIGLKISDEVKYIYDFNYSMMLVSGIIKKDTKSVFCINPAFWPALMISGS is encoded by the coding sequence GTGAGTAACTTAACAGCTTTTTTTGCTTATGCTGCGCACCCTCGTGAAATTGGCGAGGCTATAGAGCGCGCTGTTGGACTAGTTAACGAACGGGGCAATATCCTAGTTCGCTCGTGGACCGCTTTAGATATAGTTGGGCAATTTATTTCCGGTAGGGTGCTCGAAGGTATTGATAATGCAGATATATTGATAGCGGATATATCTGTGTTGAATTTCAATGTGACTTATGAAATAGGTTATGCCATTGGTCGTGGAAAGCGAGTACTACTGACAAAAAATACCAGCGTCAGAGAAATGACCCCCAGTATTTCTGATGTGGGGATTTTTGATACTATAGGCTATAAAACTTACCAGAATTCTAATGATTTAGTTAGGTTTATATCGGACGCTGTAAATTTAGAACCGTTAGTTATAGGTGGAAAAATAAATATAAAGTCACCTGTATATTTGTTGGAAGGCCTTCACAAAACCGAATGGGCTACCCGGATTGTCTCTAGAATTAAGAAGGCAAAATATTTATTTCGTTCTTTTGATCCTAACGAACAGCCTAGATTGTCAGCTAATGACGCTATCTCCCAAGTTTCGCAGTCTTACGGGGTTGTGGTTCCCTTACTGTCAAGCGCTAATAGCGGTTTCGACACACACAACATGCGTGGAGCTTTTATCGCAGGGCTGGCGGGCGGTATGAACAAGGCAATCTGTATTCTTCAACGAGGGGAAGGCCCAGTCCCGATAGATTACCGAGACTTTGTCCATACCTGTAATCATCCTGATGATGTAAATGAATTTATTGCTGAATTCGCGGGCGATGTGGCTGAGGCATTTCAGCAGGGCGTAGAAATTCCCAAGACGGGTAAAGAGTCTTTTTTACAATCGTTGGATTTGGGGGCGACATCGGCTGAAAACGAGATGAGAACTCTTGAAAGTTACTATCTTAAAACAGATCAGTTTCTACGCTCATTGCGCGGTGAGGCTAACATAGTTGTTGGGCGCAAAGGATCTGGAAAGTCAGCCATTTTTCTCCAGGTTAGGGATAGAGAAAGAAATAAAAATGGAAACATTGTTCTGGATCTAAAGCCTGATGGATATAAGCTAATTAAGTTTAAAGAGATGATTCTTTCGTTTCTTGAAGAAGGTACTTTTCAGCATACAATAATGGCTTTTTGGGAATACGTCCTTCTCCTTGAAATTTGCTATAAGATTCTCGAAAAAGACAGAGAGTTTCATGTGCATGACCATAATTTGTATGACCAGTACAGATCCTTAGCGGATTTATATCATGCTGAAGGATACGCCTCAGAAGGGGACTTCTCCGAGCGGATGGGCAGTCTTATGGAGAAAATAACGACCGAGTACCGATCAAAGCATGGAGATGATCATAGTGTTAGGTTGTCGGTGCAACAGATCACAGAAATACTTTACTGTCATGATGTGAAAAAACTAACTCTACAAGTTATTTCATATATGAAGCTTAAAGATGTTTGCTGGCTCTTATTTGATAATCTCGATAAGGGTTGGCCGACTTCTGGTTTGCAGCATGAAGATCTTCTTATTATTCGTGCCTTGATAGATGCGACGAGAAAGATTGAGCGTACGTTTGAACGGGCGCATGTTACAGTTCATACAATTGTTTTTCTCCGGAACGACGTTTATGAGTTGCTGGTCAAGGAGACTTCGGATAGAGGCAAGGAAGCGAAAGTTCTTCTCGATTGGACGGACGCTGACTTGTTACGGGAGCTTTTACGACTACGGATCGCGTCGAATAATTTTAAGGGTAATGAGCCATTTTCAGCTATCTGGCCAAAGGTCTGTGTAAGTCATTATAAAGGTGAGGAAAGTTCACAGTATCTAATTGATAGATCGTTGATGCGGCCAAGATTTTTGCTCAGTTTGATAAGTCAATGTAAAAGCTTTGCAATAAACCTCAATCACGAAACGATTTTGGAAGAGGATATTGAGAAGGGGCTTACTGCTTACTCAACAGATTTGCTAGCTGATATAGGGTATGAGATCGCTGATATCGAGAACGGAGTGAATGATGTTCTCTACGCCTTTATCGGTTCTGATCCCCATTTGAGCAAGGACGAAATATTGCAAACTCTGGAGCAGTTTGGAGTAGGTGCTGAATATGCAGCCAAGATTTTCGACTTGTTGTTGTGGTACGGTTTCATAGGGTTAAAAATCAGTGATGAAGTGAAATACATTTATGATTTCAATTACAGCATGATGTTGGTCTCTGGAATCATAAAAAAAGACACCAAATCGGTTTTCTGTATTAATCCTGCATTTTGGCCTGCATTAATGATTTCTGGGTCGTGA